A genome region from Blautia coccoides includes the following:
- a CDS encoding O-antigen ligase family protein, with protein MKKKLILKFDKMQVSVILILLVTCSMWFFDGIVDSNVLILTILSAGVILLGFPKIRIEKYSLILVCYLAGILLSLFINGASLRQVYQSVIVALLILQAMLMQCGLWELSHGIKCIVLIGELNAVFVVLQFLLKDSFNSIYYRFLSAGALDIAKTYYSRGYYFGVNYRPHETAGAISFGIVAILLWGILQRKKRGKRFGQRRNYIAAGVMMAALLLTGKKGIMACLLISCILVLLLLFGSKKQWLKAGKMFLGIFLVLLVMGFYISTHPNNALVYRFAVFFQNFSSGEQFDSGRSVLYGEALLLWHRNIFWGVGWRHFADLSVSVFGHPKTHEVNLDYLQFLCETGITGFTLMMIPILVMVRRAVFVGRMTVRRTREDAIQWIVFFAVFVQLFTMIYGFIEDPFYDVMFFSVYIFSCIIINNAYRKIRRKKGMG; from the coding sequence ATGAAGAAAAAGTTGATATTAAAATTTGATAAAATGCAGGTGTCAGTCATTCTCATTTTGTTGGTGACATGTTCCATGTGGTTTTTTGACGGAATAGTGGACAGCAACGTTCTTATTTTAACCATTCTCTCAGCCGGTGTGATTCTTCTTGGTTTCCCGAAAATAAGGATAGAAAAATATTCTCTTATACTGGTCTGTTATCTGGCGGGTATTTTGTTAAGCTTGTTTATCAACGGAGCATCTCTTCGGCAGGTATATCAGAGTGTGATAGTGGCACTGCTGATTTTACAGGCCATGTTAATGCAGTGCGGTCTCTGGGAATTGTCACATGGAATTAAGTGTATTGTATTAATAGGAGAACTGAATGCCGTGTTTGTAGTATTGCAGTTTCTGTTAAAAGACAGTTTTAATTCTATCTATTACCGTTTCTTATCAGCAGGTGCATTAGATATTGCAAAAACATATTATTCAAGAGGATATTACTTTGGAGTGAATTACAGGCCTCATGAAACTGCAGGGGCGATCAGCTTTGGAATTGTTGCGATTCTCTTGTGGGGGATTCTGCAAAGAAAGAAGCGGGGAAAACGGTTTGGACAGAGACGAAATTATATAGCAGCAGGTGTTATGATGGCGGCATTGCTTCTGACCGGAAAAAAAGGGATTATGGCCTGCCTGTTGATATCATGCATCTTAGTATTGCTTTTATTATTCGGCTCAAAAAAACAATGGCTCAAAGCCGGGAAAATGTTTCTTGGCATTTTTCTGGTGCTTTTAGTGATGGGATTTTATATAAGCACCCATCCCAATAATGCACTGGTCTATAGATTTGCGGTTTTTTTTCAGAATTTTTCATCGGGAGAACAGTTTGATTCCGGAAGAAGTGTCCTCTATGGTGAGGCGCTTCTGTTGTGGCACAGGAATATTTTCTGGGGAGTCGGATGGAGGCATTTTGCGGATCTGTCAGTAAGTGTCTTTGGACATCCAAAAACCCATGAAGTAAATTTGGATTATCTCCAGTTTTTGTGTGAAACAGGAATCACGGGATTTACTTTGATGATGATACCTATCCTGGTGATGGTCCGCAGAGCAGTATTTGTAGGACGGATGACGGTGAGGAGAACAAGAGAGGATGCTATACAGTGGATTGTGTTTTTTGCAGTATTTGTCCAGCTTTTTACCATGATCTATGGGTTTATAGAGGATCCGTTTTATGATGTGATGTTTTTTTCGGTATACATTTTTTCCTGTATTATCATTAATAATGCATACAGGAAAATCAGAAGAAAAAAAGGGATGGGCTGA
- a CDS encoding lipopolysaccharide biosynthesis protein — protein MKIQRTKNATRNIFFGIMYRMVATLCPFAMRTILLYVLGVEYLGLNSLFTSLLSFLSLAELGVGNAMVYAMYKPIAEDDTESICALLNLYKQLYRIIGTIILSAGLLLFPFVGYLVKGSHPSDVNLYILYLIYLFNTVISYYLFGYKQSILMAFQRNDIISKRAMIARMIMYLSQTALLFALKNYYWYILMLPLFTIATNFANSIIVDRIYPQYSCRGSVSKETKNNIKRNVLALIGGKLSDIVLNSSDNLVLSMFIGLSMVAMYDNYYYVFNAVTGFMLVIYNSLTAGLGNSIETETMEKNYRDFQILSFINAWVITWCSACIMCLMQPFMKIWVGESLMFPNAVVVLFAVYFYIYQSEKIVLTYKDAAGLWWKDRFRPYVVMSVNLVFNIASVKIIGVYGVILSTIFSLLISVPWSGLVLHKYLFGVKIKEYAAVSLKYLGTAVTACAATYAACSFVKGGSYIQLILRGILCCIIPNVIFPLFNYRNSAMGATVMKVRRILGSAGLYR, from the coding sequence GTGAAAATACAAAGGACAAAAAACGCCACGAGGAATATATTTTTTGGGATCATGTACCGTATGGTTGCAACGCTGTGTCCTTTTGCAATGCGCACAATTTTATTGTATGTTCTCGGCGTGGAATATTTGGGACTGAACAGTTTGTTTACATCCTTGCTGAGTTTTTTATCCTTGGCGGAATTAGGTGTGGGAAATGCAATGGTCTATGCTATGTATAAGCCCATTGCAGAGGATGACACGGAATCAATCTGTGCCTTATTAAATTTATACAAACAGTTGTACAGAATTATCGGTACCATCATATTGTCAGCAGGTCTTCTGTTATTTCCTTTTGTTGGATATCTTGTGAAGGGATCTCATCCCTCAGATGTGAATTTATATATTTTGTATCTGATATATCTGTTTAATACAGTGATAAGCTATTATTTGTTTGGATATAAGCAGTCGATTTTAATGGCATTCCAAAGGAATGATATCATCAGTAAGCGCGCAATGATCGCGCGGATGATCATGTACCTCAGCCAGACTGCTCTTTTATTTGCTCTTAAAAACTATTATTGGTATATTTTGATGCTGCCGCTCTTTACCATTGCCACAAATTTTGCAAACAGCATTATTGTGGACAGGATTTATCCACAGTATTCGTGCAGAGGAAGCGTATCAAAGGAAACAAAGAACAATATAAAGCGGAATGTGCTTGCACTGATAGGCGGCAAATTAAGTGATATTGTACTGAATTCATCAGACAATCTTGTATTGTCTATGTTTATCGGGCTGTCCATGGTCGCCATGTATGATAATTACTATTATGTATTCAATGCTGTGACCGGTTTCATGCTTGTTATCTATAATTCCCTGACTGCCGGGCTTGGCAACAGCATAGAGACAGAGACCATGGAAAAGAATTACCGTGACTTTCAAATCCTGTCCTTTATCAATGCCTGGGTGATCACCTGGTGTTCTGCGTGTATTATGTGTTTGATGCAGCCGTTTATGAAGATTTGGGTTGGGGAGTCTCTTATGTTTCCCAATGCTGTAGTTGTATTGTTTGCTGTTTATTTTTATATTTATCAGAGTGAGAAGATAGTTCTTACTTATAAAGATGCGGCTGGGCTTTGGTGGAAGGACCGGTTCAGACCATATGTGGTTATGTCCGTAAACCTGGTATTCAATATTGCATCAGTTAAGATCATTGGAGTTTACGGGGTTATTCTCTCAACTATATTTAGTTTGCTCATATCTGTGCCATGGTCAGGACTGGTGCTCCATAAATACTTATTTGGGGTTAAGATCAAGGAATACGCAGCTGTTTCATTGAAATATCTGGGAACTGCAGTTACTGCCTGCGCAGCTACGTATGCGGCATGCAGTTTTGTGAAGGGAGGAAGCTATATACAGTTGATTTTAAGAGGCATCCTATGCTGTATTATACCAAATGTGATATTCCCGCTGTTTAATTACAGAAATTCTGCTATGGGTGCAACCGTAATGAAGGTAAGGAGAATATTGGGAAGTGCAGGTCTGTATCGGTGA
- a CDS encoding fumarate hydratase, with translation MNYDETIVNKVSETLVRAGSVFLPDKKEAYERAIAAEKNERAKWALEIILKNALAAEKNSSPLCDDTGIPHLLLEAGRREAVTGQMLESIREGIRQGLRKLPGRPMAVKGDAYHRIDQSLGMDEDPGALEASPILIRSTEEDTVRLHVLMFGGGPAIRGKTYRIFHRHSVQTVLDEIVSWAADAAVLLGCTPCTLAVGVGRSHYEASSMMLQALVDGTYDRQSHMEREITERVNQAGTGPMGFGGSTTVLATFMKVGPQRASGVRVVCLRPCCCFEPRRASVEL, from the coding sequence ATGAATTACGATGAAACAATTGTGAATAAAGTCAGTGAAACCCTTGTACGTGCAGGTTCCGTATTTCTTCCGGATAAAAAGGAAGCCTATGAAAGAGCGATTGCAGCAGAAAAGAATGAGAGGGCAAAGTGGGCCTTGGAGATTATTTTGAAAAACGCGCTGGCGGCTGAAAAAAACAGCAGTCCACTTTGTGACGATACCGGAATTCCCCATCTGCTTTTAGAGGCAGGGCGCCGGGAAGCGGTTACGGGACAAATGTTGGAATCCATTAGGGAGGGAATACGGCAGGGACTGAGAAAACTGCCGGGTCGCCCCATGGCAGTTAAAGGTGATGCTTATCACAGGATAGACCAGTCCCTTGGCATGGATGAGGACCCGGGTGCTCTTGAGGCGTCCCCCATACTGATAAGAAGTACAGAGGAGGATACGGTCAGGCTGCATGTGCTGATGTTCGGCGGGGGGCCTGCGATCAGGGGAAAGACTTACCGGATATTTCATAGACACAGTGTGCAGACTGTGCTGGATGAGATCGTTTCATGGGCAGCAGATGCCGCTGTGTTGCTGGGCTGCACGCCATGTACGCTTGCAGTTGGAGTGGGACGCTCACACTATGAGGCCTCATCTATGATGCTGCAGGCGCTTGTTGATGGAACCTATGACAGACAAAGCCATATGGAGAGAGAGATCACAGAGAGGGTAAATCAGGCCGGTACCGGACCTATGGGATTTGGCGGCAGCACAACAGTATTGGCCACTTTTATGAAGGTGGGTCCACAGAGAGCCAGCGGAGTGAGAGTGGTCTGCCTGAGGCCGTGCTGCTGCTTTGAACCGAGAAGAGCTTCGGTGGAACTCTGA
- a CDS encoding fumarate hydratase C-terminal domain-containing protein: MKMLTTPISEETAEDLHIGDMVLLSGRIYCGRDAVLPKICKLIEENTLWEYGIDLRGSVIFHTAVSPAGVGPTSSNKLEIESSFPALSRAGVKLHLGKGAIGKNTVSVLDTCNSVYAVIPPVTALLEENTISRRLVAFPHLGMEAFYELKVKEFPAIIGAAHNRSIY, translated from the coding sequence ATGAAAATGCTGACTACACCCATTTCCGAGGAGACAGCAGAGGATTTACATATTGGGGATATGGTATTGCTGTCAGGGAGGATTTACTGCGGGAGGGACGCTGTCCTTCCCAAGATCTGTAAACTGATCGAGGAGAATACACTGTGGGAATATGGGATCGATCTGCGTGGAAGTGTTATTTTCCACACGGCAGTAAGCCCCGCCGGTGTGGGCCCCACATCCAGTAATAAGCTGGAAATCGAGAGCAGTTTTCCGGCTCTTTCAAGAGCTGGTGTTAAGCTGCATCTCGGAAAGGGAGCAATCGGAAAAAATACGGTTTCAGTGCTTGATACATGCAATTCCGTATATGCTGTGATTCCTCCAGTGACGGCACTGCTGGAGGAAAACACCATAAGCAGGCGCCTTGTGGCATTTCCCCATCTGGGAATGGAAGCCTTCTATGAGCTTAAGGTAAAAGAGTTTCCGGCTATTATAGGGGCAGCGCATAACAGGAGCATTTATTAA
- a CDS encoding HpcH/HpaI aldolase/citrate lyase family protein has protein sequence MRHHKYNPDFEFIVKPEEFSKYSDKDILQYCLGATMYMPGTKDFSQKILNHEMPGLTSMVFCFEDACPEGQVEEAEKNVIHVLDVLSTALDSGELTYEDLPLIFCRVRSQEQFIRFAEQLTKHHVKALTGINFPKFNAHNGNVYMFYLKHLNEKFGEILYGMPIIEDPEAAFKDTRMTELISIKEILDKYKDIVLQVRVGATDFSSYFGVRRGVDYSIYDILTVREILSDIINVFGRNNDYVISGPVWEYFRASKNMMFDELPSYDIEDCLLKRIPIVNTEIDGLLREVILDKANGFVGRTVIHPTHIKYVNAMQAVTEEEYRDAVNILSSEKGGVFKGENGNKMNEVKPHTNWATKIYMRARAYGVIENENSYIRLFSPDETQ, from the coding sequence ATGAGACACCATAAATATAATCCCGATTTTGAATTCATAGTAAAGCCTGAGGAGTTTTCAAAATACTCAGATAAAGATATTCTGCAGTATTGTCTTGGGGCAACTATGTATATGCCGGGTACCAAGGATTTTTCTCAAAAGATATTAAACCACGAAATGCCGGGTCTTACCTCCATGGTCTTCTGTTTTGAGGATGCCTGTCCGGAAGGACAGGTGGAAGAAGCGGAAAAAAATGTCATTCATGTTCTGGATGTCCTGAGCACAGCGCTTGATAGCGGTGAACTGACATATGAGGATCTGCCTTTGATATTCTGCCGCGTGAGAAGTCAGGAACAGTTTATCCGTTTCGCAGAACAACTTACCAAGCATCATGTAAAGGCATTGACGGGAATCAATTTTCCTAAGTTCAATGCTCATAACGGCAATGTCTATATGTTCTACCTGAAACATCTCAATGAGAAATTCGGAGAGATTTTATACGGAATGCCTATCATAGAAGACCCGGAGGCTGCATTCAAGGATACAAGGATGACAGAACTCATAAGTATCAAGGAGATTCTGGACAAGTATAAAGATATTGTCCTGCAGGTTCGCGTGGGCGCAACAGATTTCTCCTCTTATTTCGGAGTGAGAAGAGGAGTGGATTACTCCATATATGACATACTGACAGTCAGGGAAATCCTGTCCGATATCATTAATGTCTTCGGGAGAAATAATGACTATGTTATATCAGGTCCTGTGTGGGAATATTTCCGGGCAAGCAAAAATATGATGTTCGACGAACTTCCAAGCTACGATATTGAGGATTGTCTGCTGAAGCGTATTCCCATAGTCAATACAGAGATTGACGGACTTCTAAGGGAAGTCATTCTGGATAAAGCCAATGGTTTTGTGGGAAGGACTGTTATCCATCCCACCCATATCAAGTATGTGAATGCGATGCAGGCAGTAACAGAGGAGGAATACCGGGACGCAGTCAATATTCTCAGCAGCGAAAAGGGCGGGGTGTTCAAAGGAGAGAACGGAAACAAGATGAATGAGGTGAAGCCTCATACCAATTGGGCCACCAAGATATATATGAGAGCACGTGCGTATGGGGTAATAGAAAATGAGAACAGTTATATCAGACTTTTTTCACCGGATGAGACACAATGA
- a CDS encoding peptidase codes for MKETREFLKSMGLPEGDAYDLPTSEKRFADGAQYRFEVPGIQGPKVMEALLEAMDKYGISLHRVTQTKGIMMLTDNEIIEMVRLAKEAQTDLLLAIGPRATTDTSASVNTPEGVRMGYRLRGQEQIVRAVEDVKRAAAFGCRSFLVYDEGCLWLLNEMRKEGAIPKDCRFKISAHAGHGNPCSARLLEMIGADSINPVRDIQLQMLAAMRQAVDVPIDIHTENPKSTGGFVRHYEVPEMIRIAAPIYLKTGGSVAQTHSWESSADDAQKRARQVSLVKRMIDNYYPEAICSEKGSIR; via the coding sequence ATGAAAGAAACAAGAGAGTTTTTAAAGAGTATGGGACTGCCTGAGGGAGATGCTTATGACCTTCCTACATCGGAAAAAAGATTTGCAGACGGTGCACAATACCGGTTTGAAGTGCCGGGGATCCAGGGTCCTAAAGTGATGGAGGCATTACTGGAGGCCATGGATAAATACGGGATCAGCCTGCATCGCGTGACCCAGACAAAAGGGATCATGATGCTGACAGACAATGAAATTATAGAGATGGTCCGTCTTGCAAAAGAGGCACAGACAGATTTGCTTCTGGCCATTGGGCCCAGGGCAACTACGGATACCAGCGCATCTGTCAATACACCGGAGGGAGTCCGCATGGGATACCGCCTGCGGGGACAAGAACAGATCGTACGCGCGGTAGAAGATGTAAAACGTGCTGCAGCGTTCGGCTGCCGGTCTTTCCTGGTATATGATGAGGGTTGTCTGTGGCTGCTGAATGAGATGCGGAAAGAGGGAGCTATCCCAAAAGACTGCCGCTTTAAGATCTCCGCCCACGCCGGTCATGGAAATCCTTGTTCAGCCAGGCTGTTGGAGATGATTGGCGCAGATTCCATAAATCCGGTGCGTGATATTCAGCTTCAGATGCTGGCAGCTATGCGTCAGGCAGTGGATGTGCCCATTGACATACATACAGAGAATCCAAAGTCCACAGGTGGTTTTGTACGGCACTATGAGGTACCGGAGATGATCCGCATAGCCGCGCCTATTTATCTGAAGACCGGCGGATCCGTGGCACAGACACACAGTTGGGAATCCTCTGCGGATGATGCACAGAAGCGTGCCAGACAGGTATCCCTTGTTAAGAGAATGATTGACAATTATTATCCGGAAGCAATCTGTTCGGAGAAAGGCTCAATAAGGTAA
- the aepY gene encoding phosphonopyruvate decarboxylase, which translates to MIDQERFLNVLRTAGVEFFTGVPDSYLNGFCNCLMKNVAAERHMIAANEGNAVGIAAGYYFSTDTVPLVYMQNSGLGNALNPLLSLVDKNVYSVPMILLIGWRGEPGSGDWPQHQTQGEVTLKILDMLGIPYVIAQDEDDSLEEQVRECVENAKREKRPAAIVGRKGVFAGGKKPNITDTEYPLYREEAIEIILDTLPENTIYTATTGRASRELYFLRERRKEGHQNDFLNVGSMGHASSVALGIAAANKKRLVVCLDGDAAAMMHMGAFTMASKTDVPNLLHIILNNGAHESVGGQPSAGYRVDFTKIAQGSGYKTVEGPVGSREALREVLGILKHGQQAALIDVRIRKGLKGELPALKISHEKLIRELMDELSKGNNR; encoded by the coding sequence ATGATCGATCAGGAAAGATTTTTAAATGTACTGCGGACAGCCGGCGTTGAATTCTTCACAGGTGTGCCGGATTCCTATCTGAACGGTTTCTGCAACTGCCTGATGAAGAATGTGGCGGCTGAAAGACATATGATAGCAGCCAATGAGGGAAATGCCGTCGGCATTGCCGCAGGGTATTATTTCAGTACAGATACGGTGCCGCTGGTTTATATGCAGAATTCCGGACTGGGAAATGCACTGAATCCGCTTCTTTCATTGGTGGATAAAAATGTTTATAGTGTGCCCATGATCCTTTTGATCGGGTGGCGGGGAGAACCGGGAAGCGGTGACTGGCCGCAGCATCAGACACAGGGAGAGGTTACACTCAAGATCCTGGATATGCTGGGGATTCCCTATGTGATCGCCCAAGATGAGGATGACAGTCTGGAAGAGCAGGTAAGGGAATGTGTGGAGAATGCCAAAAGGGAAAAGCGCCCTGCTGCCATCGTTGGGCGAAAAGGCGTATTCGCCGGAGGGAAGAAGCCTAATATAACGGACACAGAATATCCCCTGTATCGGGAGGAAGCGATAGAAATCATCCTGGATACTCTGCCGGAAAATACCATTTATACGGCAACTACAGGCAGGGCTTCCAGAGAGCTGTATTTCTTGAGAGAGAGAAGAAAGGAAGGGCATCAGAACGATTTCCTGAATGTTGGTTCCATGGGACATGCATCTTCTGTTGCTCTTGGGATCGCCGCAGCCAATAAGAAGAGACTGGTTGTCTGTCTGGATGGAGATGCCGCGGCAATGATGCACATGGGGGCTTTCACCATGGCAAGTAAGACGGATGTCCCCAACCTTCTCCACATTATTTTGAACAATGGTGCCCATGAATCCGTAGGCGGCCAGCCGTCCGCCGGCTACCGGGTTGATTTTACAAAAATTGCCCAAGGGTCCGGATATAAGACCGTGGAAGGTCCGGTGGGTTCAAGGGAAGCACTTAGAGAAGTACTTGGGATACTGAAGCACGGACAACAGGCGGCATTGATAGATGTCAGAATTCGTAAAGGATTAAAAGGAGAACTGCCGGCCCTGAAAATATCACATGAAAAACTGATCCGGGAACTGATGGATGAATTATCAAAGGGTAACAACAGATGA
- a CDS encoding aldo/keto reductase family protein yields the protein MQEKVKLILGTMTFGEQIFGRDTEDMVRCFLDHGYRELDTAYVYNNGECERLLGTALEHIDRSRFEIATKVNPRITGHLDGQAVLTQFYESLERLKLDKADTLYLHFPDPDTPVESALEACAQLYEEGKFSELGLSNFPAWLVGEVYHICDTHGWMLPKVYEGLYNPLSRFAERELDCALDHYGMRFYAYNPLAGGMLTNKYSGKDKSLKEGRFTNRPNYQQRYWKNSYFRAADHIREACADHDINIIEASYRWLAYHSMLKARRGDGIIIGASRLSQLEQNMAALEKGKLPDEIVQAVWEAWEISRADAPEYFKYYIPEKSRGN from the coding sequence ATGCAGGAAAAGGTAAAACTCATCCTTGGGACTATGACGTTCGGGGAACAGATATTTGGCAGAGATACAGAGGATATGGTCAGGTGCTTTTTAGACCACGGGTACCGGGAGCTGGACACTGCTTATGTCTATAACAATGGAGAGTGTGAAAGACTGCTGGGTACAGCCCTGGAACATATAGATCGCAGCAGATTTGAAATTGCCACAAAGGTCAATCCAAGGATCACAGGCCATCTAGATGGACAAGCTGTACTGACACAATTTTATGAGTCACTGGAGAGACTGAAGCTGGATAAGGCGGATACGTTGTATCTCCACTTTCCGGATCCTGATACGCCGGTGGAATCCGCACTGGAGGCATGTGCGCAGCTTTATGAGGAAGGAAAATTTTCTGAATTAGGATTAAGCAACTTTCCCGCATGGCTTGTAGGGGAAGTTTACCACATCTGTGATACCCATGGCTGGATGCTTCCAAAAGTATATGAAGGACTTTATAATCCGCTGAGCCGGTTTGCGGAGCGGGAACTGGACTGTGCCCTGGATCACTATGGAATGCGTTTTTACGCATATAACCCACTGGCAGGCGGGATGCTGACAAACAAATATTCCGGAAAAGACAAATCTCTCAAGGAAGGACGTTTTACAAACCGCCCCAACTATCAACAGAGGTATTGGAAAAATTCTTATTTCCGTGCGGCAGACCATATCAGAGAGGCATGTGCGGATCATGATATCAATATCATTGAGGCATCCTACAGATGGCTGGCCTATCACTCCATGCTGAAAGCCAGGAGAGGTGACGGCATTATCATCGGAGCGTCCAGGCTTTCACAACTGGAGCAGAATATGGCGGCCCTGGAAAAAGGGAAGCTTCCCGATGAGATCGTCCAGGCTGTTTGGGAGGCATGGGAGATAAGCAGGGCAGATGCACCTGAATATTTTAAATATTACATTCCGGAGAAGAGCCGGGGAAATTAA
- a CDS encoding MmgE/PrpD family protein, whose translation MSATDIFLERIRNAFADEIPDRVYKRAKESLLDYIGVTLAGAEAISDKLQAYLQFAEPEAGAFTAVGVKQKMGLKDAVFLNGLNGHALDFDDGTNTGIIHLGSPIFSVLLPLAQKYDITYKKFLKAAVIGYETSFTMAVSIQPGHKEMGYHATGTCGVLGIALAVAHMLDFTEEQTRNAFSAACVSASGMLKVLDDGAELKPYNVAKSALLGLTSVQMAQAGFTGHPDPLGGFRGFLKMMIRDEKIELKNPLLHGTYAVEKTYTKPYAACRYCHPAIEAAISMRAEYGFRISDISAVEVKTYYWAVDKHDHTVIPGPASAKMSIPYGVAAGLVYGKAGLREYDPAHVKEREVLDLAAKVTVRSDEALTAQFPEKTSAVLKLSTYSGKEYTKRVDFPKGEPENPLSDREFADRFLELAVYGGMTETEAGKILDAVENMNGSMEGLFEYLSYHKNGE comes from the coding sequence ATGAGTGCAACGGATATATTTCTTGAGAGGATTCGGAACGCCTTTGCAGATGAAATTCCGGATAGAGTATACAAAAGGGCGAAAGAATCCTTATTGGATTACATAGGAGTGACACTTGCAGGTGCAGAGGCAATAAGTGATAAGCTTCAGGCGTATTTACAGTTTGCGGAGCCGGAGGCTGGGGCATTTACCGCTGTTGGCGTGAAGCAGAAAATGGGACTGAAGGATGCTGTCTTTCTTAATGGTTTAAACGGACATGCACTGGATTTTGATGATGGAACCAATACGGGAATCATACATCTGGGTTCCCCTATATTTTCTGTATTGCTGCCTTTAGCACAAAAATATGATATTACATATAAAAAATTTTTGAAAGCTGCTGTCATAGGATACGAAACCTCCTTTACCATGGCAGTGTCCATACAGCCCGGACATAAGGAAATGGGATACCATGCGACGGGGACCTGTGGAGTGCTGGGCATTGCGCTGGCGGTAGCTCATATGCTGGATTTTACGGAGGAACAGACAAGGAATGCATTTTCGGCCGCATGTGTATCTGCGTCAGGAATGCTGAAAGTGTTGGATGACGGGGCTGAATTGAAGCCGTATAATGTGGCAAAATCAGCGCTGTTGGGTTTAACATCTGTTCAGATGGCACAGGCAGGATTTACAGGGCATCCGGATCCCCTGGGCGGTTTCCGCGGATTTTTAAAAATGATGATAAGAGATGAGAAGATAGAACTCAAAAACCCTCTTCTGCACGGAACCTACGCTGTAGAGAAAACCTACACCAAACCATATGCAGCCTGCCGCTACTGTCATCCGGCCATTGAAGCTGCCATCAGTATGAGAGCAGAGTATGGGTTCAGGATCTCTGACATTTCAGCGGTAGAGGTGAAAACATATTACTGGGCTGTGGATAAGCATGACCATACAGTGATTCCGGGGCCGGCATCCGCTAAGATGAGCATACCCTACGGGGTTGCGGCAGGTCTGGTGTACGGAAAGGCCGGATTGAGGGAATATGATCCTGCCCATGTAAAAGAGCGGGAAGTATTGGATCTGGCTGCAAAGGTTACCGTGCGATCGGACGAGGCGCTTACCGCTCAGTTTCCGGAGAAGACATCCGCGGTCCTTAAATTGAGTACATATTCAGGGAAAGAGTATACAAAAAGAGTTGATTTTCCCAAAGGGGAACCGGAGAATCCTCTTTCCGACAGGGAGTTTGCGGATCGGTTTCTGGAGCTGGCTGTCTATGGAGGAATGACAGAGACAGAGGCCGGAAAAATCTTGGATGCTGTAGAAAACATGAATGGAAGTATGGAAGGGTTGTTTGAATACCTTTCATATCATAAGAATGGAGAATAG